ACCCCGGTGTGGACCTGGTCGGCCGAGCAGACCTCGGGATTCTGGCTGCGGATGCAGCTGATCGAGTTGGCCGTCCACCGCTGGGACGCGCAATCCGCGACGGGGACCCCGGGCCCCCTCGACCCGGGCGTCGCGGCGGACGCCGTCACCCAGACCTTCGAGGTGATGGCTCCGGCCCGCCGTTCGTGGAAGGCGGCCCCCGCCGGTACGGGGGAGCGGTACCGCTTCCGGAGCACCGACGGACCGGAAACCTGGACGGTCGTCTTCGCGGCGGACCAGGTCCTGCTGGAGTGCGGCCCCGGCCTGGAGCCCGGCCCCACCGCCCCGGACGTCGAGGCCGCCGGGACGGCCTCGGACCTCGCCCTCTTCCTCTGGGGACGGCTGCCCGCCACCGCCCTGCGGGTCACGCGGGGCGACGCCGCCCTGCTCCCGCACTGGTTCACCCTGGTTCCCCCGGTCTGACCGGCCGGGCCTGCGGCGCCCGGCCCGGGCGGCACCGGGATACGGGCCCCCGGGCCGGAAAACTCGCGCGGCCACGTACCATGGCGGCATGTCCTTCCTCCGCCGCCACCGCGCCGCCACACCCGCCGGCCCGGACTTCGACGTCCTGGCCATGGACCCGGGGGACTGGCCGGGCAATCTCGGGGCCGGGCTGCTGCCCGCGCCCGACGGCAGCTGCCAGGGTGTCTTCCTCCGCTACGACCTGTTCGGCGGACGCGGCCCGGCGATGATCATCGGCAACCTCCCCGAGGGTTCCCCGGCACGGGACCTCTCCGACGGTGAGGTCCCCTTCGAGGTGGCCCAGCTCCTCGACGCCCTGGAGAACGACGAGGACGTCGAGGTCACCGGGGTCGAGGACTGCCCCGTCATGCAGGGCGACAACCTCCTCATCGTCCGGAAGGTCAAGCTGTCGGAGTCCCGCATCTCCTGCGTCCAGTTCGACCGCAGTGACAACGTGCTGGTGACCATCGCCAGCTGGGACCGCCCGATCACCGATGACCTCTACGCCCTCCTGAAGCCGCTCCCCGCCGAGCTCTTCCAGCAGGGCTAGGGCCGTCTCCTTCGCACCAACCCCTCCGCCGGGCCGTCACGCGTCCGCGATGTCGTTGGCCGCCACGTAGCCGAACGTCATCGCGGGCCCGATCGTCGACCCGGCACCCGCGTAGCTGTGGCCCATCACCGCCGCGCTCGCATTGCCCGCCGCGTACAGGCCCCGGATCACCGAGCCGTCCGCCCGCAGGGCCCGGGCCCGGGCGTCCGTCACGATGCCGCCCTTCGTCCCGAGGTCCCCGGGCACGATCTTGAACGCGTAGAACGGCGGGGCCCAGATCGGCGCCAGGCACGAGTTCGGATACACGTTCGGGTCCGTGTAGTAGTGGTCGTACGCGGTGTCGCCCCGGTGGAAGTCGGCGTCGGTCCCGCTCCACGCCTGCGCGTTGAACCGGTTGAGCGTCGCCCGCAGCGCGCCCGCCGGAACCCCGATCTGACCCGCCAGCGCGTCCCACGTCCACGCCTTCTTCGCCGCACCCGCCTGGTACCAGGCATCGGGGAAGACGAGCGTCGGCAGGATGTCCTTGAACAGGTACTTGTTGCGGTAGTTCTGATCCACGATCAGCCACGCCGGGATGTGCGAACCGGGGGCACCCCGGTCCTTCTCGTACATCACGTGCACCACATCGCTGTACGGCGCCGCCTCGTTGACGAACCGAGCGCCGTTCGCGTTGACGATCAGCCCGCCCGGCAGGGTCCGTTCGGCGAGGCAGAAGTACGGCTCCCCGGGCAGCGGGATCGACGGCCCCCACCAGGCGTCGTCCATCAGGGCCAGCGCGGCCCCGGCCCGCTGCCCCGCCCGGATCCCGTCGCCGGTGTTCTCCTTCGCGCCCACCGACCACTGGGTGCCGATCGGCTGCTGCTGGTACTGCGCCCGCATCGCCGCGTTGTGCTCGAAGCCGCCCGAGCCGACGACCACCCCGCGCCGGGCCCGTACGGTTCCCCTCACGCCCTCCTTCTCGACCACCACGCCGGTGACCGCACCGCCCTCCTGGACCAGGTCGACCAGCGGGCTGTTCAGCCACACCGGCACCCCGGCCCGCTGCAGTCCGGCGCGCAGCCCGGCCGCCAGGGCCTGTCCCATCGTCAGCGGCTTCTCCCCGCACAGCGCCGCCTTCGTACCGCGCGCCAGGCACTCGGTGGACACCGCGAGCCCCCTGGCGCTCACCGCCGCGAGGTTCAGCCACTTGTAGTCCTGGCTGAAGACCACCATCCCGGCCGGGACGGGCATGTACGCCGGGTTCAGGCGGGCCAGTTCGGCGCCGAGCACGTTGCCGTCGATCTGGTCCGGCTCGATGGACCGGCCGTTCGGCAGCCCGCCCGGCAGATCGGGGTAGTAGTCGCTGTACCCCTCCATGAAACGGAACTTGAGCGGGCTGTTGGCCATCACGAAGTCCAGCATCCGCGGACCGTTGGCGAGGAAGGCGGCCTGACGGTCGGCCGGCACCTCCGGCCCGACCACGGCAGCGAGGTACGTCGCCGCCTTCTGCGGGGTGTCCGGCACCCCCGCGCCCAGGATCACCGAATTGTTCGGCAGCCAGATGCCGGCCCCCGAACGGGCGGCCGATCCGCCGAAGGTGGGGGCCTTCTCGACGACCAGCACGCTCAGCCCCCGCCCGGCGGCGGTGAGCGCGGCGGTCATCCCGGCGGCCCCTGAACCGACCACGACGACGTCGAACTCGCCGAGCGGGGGGCCGTCCTGGGCGCCGGCGGCCCGGGCCGCGGCGGAGGGGAGCACGGTGGCGGCGAGCACCCCGGCGCCCGTACCGGCGAGGACCGTACGTCTCGACGGGCGGGTTCCGGGGGAGGTGCGTGAAGCGCTTGCGGACATGGGCAGGCTCCAGCGGTGTGGGGAGGGCGGGGATCGGCTCCAGCACGTCTGATGCTGAGTCAGAAAAGGTCTTCGGGGGATCATGTGATGTCAAGGCATCCGGCGCCCGAGCGCAGGATCGTGCGCTCAGCCCTCTGCCTGGATCCGGGCGTCCAGTTCCCTCACGTGCCGTTTGAGGGCCACGGTGCGGTAGCTCTCCTCCACCCACTCGCACAGCACCTGCACGGAGGGCGCCCCCTTCTCCGCCAGCGGGACGGACACCCACCCGGAGCGGCCCAGACCGTATCCGGTGGGCTCCGCTCCGGGCGAGGCCATTGCGTGCCCGTGCAGCGCCTCGTCCTTGAGCTTGACGGACAGGCCGGGCTGTCCTGGCCCGTCGGTGTTCCCCAGGAAGACGAAGATCTTCTTGTTCACCTTCATCACGCAGTCCTCGGGACCCCACGGATAATCCTCCACGACCTCAGGGAGACCGAGGGCGAACTCCCGCACCGCCTCCCACTTGCGCACTCCGGACTTCATCAGCGCCTCCCGTCGATCGTCTCCCCACGCTAACGGAGCCCGGCGGGACATCCGGGGCAAGCCGGCGCCGCGCGGGGCGGTGCAGCGCCCCGCGCCCGCCCCCGGTGCCTGCGCACCCGCGAACGAGCGAAGTCCCGTGGCGGTGGGGGCCACGGGACTTCGCGTACATGGGGTGCGGGAAGGCGTCAGCGCGTGCCGACCGCCGCGCGGACCGCCCTGCGCGCCATTCCGGCATCGTCGTGCAGGCGGCGGAGCAGCAGCCGCTGCTCCTCCCCGGAGGACAGTGATCCCGCCGGCAGCGGCTGGGTCGGGGCGGTCGCCAGCATCGAGCGCTGCACCGCCGTCTCGGACATCCGGATCTCCCGGGTCAGCACCAGCATGAGATTGACCAGGAAGGCGTCCCGCGCGGCCGGACCGGCCGACTGGGCGAGCCGGCTGATCTGGGCACGGGCGGCCGGGGCGTCGCCCAGCACCGCCCACAGCGTGGCCAGGTCGTAGCCCGGCAGGTACCAGCCCGCGTGCTCCCAGTCGAGCAGCACCGGACCGGCCGGGGACAGCAGCAGGTTCGACAGCAGCGCGTCACCGTGGTTGAACTGCAGCGCCGTGCCCGACAGCTTCACGCCGTGCAGCAGCTTCTGCAGGTCGCCGAGGTCCCGGTCGGTCAGCAGCCCCAACTCGTGGTCGCGGGCGATCCGCCGCGCGTAGTTCATCGGCGTTCCGAACAGCTCGGCCGGCGGCCGCCACTGGTTGACCCGGCACACCGCGCCCAGGGCCGCCCGCAGGTCCACCCGCGGCGGCGGCTCCACCGGGTGTCGCTGCAGGGCCGCGACCCGGCCCGCCATCCGCTCCACCACCAGCGTGCAGTTCTCGGGGTCGGCGGCGATCAGCCGCGGCACCCGGACCGGCGGGCGGTGCCGGACGAACGTCCGGTACGCCGCTATTTCGTGCCGGTACCGCTCGCGCCACTCCGGCGAGTGGTCCAGTAAGACCTTCGCGACGGCGGTCATCCGCCCGGTGGTCCCGACCAGGAGGACGGACCGTCCGCTGCGCCGCAGCACCTGAACCGGCGCGAATTCCGGACAGATCCGCTGCACCGAGGCGAGAGCGGTGCGCAGTTGCGCCCCCTGAGGTCCCGAGAGGTCGATTCTTCCGCTGACGGGGAGTGAGCCGGTACCCGGCATCCGCCGCGTCCGGACGGTGCCCTGCACCGGAGCCGACGGGCGGCCGGGTTCGAGGTAGGGGCCGCCGCCAGCCGGGAGCGTGCGGTGCGACCGGACCGGTGCGGACACGGAGGACGTTGCTGCGTACATGGTGATACGGATCCCTTCGTGCGCCGACGAGTTGCGTACGCCGCCCCGCCGGATCCCGTGCTTCACCCTGGGGAGTTCCGCCGGTGAACCGGGTCGGGGAGGCGCATTCCTACCTGACACCCGGCGCAAGGTGGCGAACCATCGGGCGTGCCCTGGCGAAGCCTGGCGAATAGTCGCTGGGCATCTGACGGCGGGCTACTGTCAACTCAGCCGAGAACCTGGGGGCTTGACGTGAGCAAAGGTCCAAACACCCGCTTGAACGACCTGTTCGGCCTGGCCGGCTGGTCGAAGGGCGAACTGGCGAGGATGGTCAATCGGCAGGCGGCGGCCATGGGCCACCCCCAGCTGGCCACCGACACCTCGCGGGTGCGGCGCTGGATCGACATGGGGGAGACCCCTCGCGAACCGGTGCCCACGGTACTGGCAGCACTGTTCACCGAGCGGCTCGGTCGTGTCGTGACCATCGAGGACCTCGGGTTCGTACGGCAGCGGCGCACCTCCAGACGGCAGCCGGAAGGGGCTCGTGAGAACCCCGACGGGATGCCGTGGGCGCCCGAACGCACAGCCGCGGTCCTCACCGAATTCACGGGAATGGACCTCATGCTCAACCGTCGCGGTCTGATGGGCGCGGGCGCCGTGCTCACCGCCGGCTCCGCCCTCAGCAACGCCATGTACGACTGGCTGCACACCGACCCCGCCCTCGCGAAGGAGGCGCGGCACTTCGGGGACGCCTTCCAGGCCGATCCCGCGGGATACGACCGCTACGAGGCGGCCCCGATCGGCTCCCAGGAGATCGAGGCCCTGGAGCGCTCCGTCGACGTGTTCCGCGCCTGGGACGCCTCCAGAGGGGGCGGTCTCCAGCGCAAGGCCGTCGTCGGCCAGCTCAACGAGGTGGGCGGGATGCTCGCCTACCACCACCCCGACCACCTCCAGCGGCGACTCTGGGGGGTGGCGGCCAATCTGGCCGTGCTCGCGGGCTGGATGTCCCACGACGTGGGCCTGGAGCCCACGGCGCAGAAGTACTTCGTCATCGCCGCGCACGCGGCCCGCGAGGGCGGCGACCGGCCGCGCGCAGGTGAGGCGCTGTCCCGCGCCGCCCGCCAGATGGTCCACCTGGGCAAGCCGAACGAGGCCCTGGACCTGATGAAGCTCGCCCAGTCGGGCTCGGGCGAGCAGACCCTGCCGCGCACCCGCGCCATGCTCCACACCATCGAGGCCTGGGCGCAGGCCGCCATGGGCAAGGGCCAGGCCATGCGCCGCACCCTGGGCGAGGCGGAGGAGCTGTTCGTCTCCGACAAGGGCGACGTGCCCCCGCCGAGCTGGATGCAGCACTTCGACGAGGCCGACCTGCACGGCATGCAGGCCCTCGCCTACCGCACCCTCGCCGACCACGACGCCACGGCGGCGCCGATCGCCGCGCGCCACGCCAGGGAGGCCTTGCGGCTGCGCGGCGAGGGCTACCAGCGCTCGCAGATCTTCGACTACATCTCCATGGCCTCGGCCTGCTTCATCGCCGACGAGCCCGAACAGGCCGACCGCTACGCGCGCCTGGCCCTGGTCTCGATGAACGAGACCTCCTCGCACCGGACCTGGGACCGGCTGCGCGAGATGTACCGGCTCACCGCCCAGTACTCCGGCTACCCGAGCATCGAGGACCTGCGCCAGGAGATCAAGCTGGCCCTCCCGGACAGCCCGGCGCCGCGCGCCACGGGGGTGTAGTCCTACGCCGGCCCCGCACGCCCCGTCCGCCGCGCGTGCCCGCACACCCTGTACGGAGACGAGAAAGGCCGCGCCTTCCGGCGCGGCCCTGCAGACCTGTGCTGTCCTGCATCTGTGCTGTCCTGAAGCGGTGCGGCCCCCGAACCCGTGTGGCGGCGAAGCCCGTTCGGGCGGCGCCCGCTACCCGCCCACCCGGGCCACGAGCACGCAGGCGTCGTCCTCCCGCTCGCTCTCGCCGAACTCCTCGATCACGATCCGCACGCAGTCCTGCGCCGACCGCGCCGCCGCGAACCGCGGCGCGAGCGCCAGGAGCCGCTCGGTCCCGTCGGCCCGGCTGAACTCGATGCTGCGCGGGGTCAGTCCGTCCGTGTGCAGCACCAGCAGGTCGCCCACTTCGAGCCGTTCCTCGGCCTGCCCGTACGAGGCTCCGGACGTCGCGCCCAGCAGGACGCCCTCCGGCGGCAGCAGGCCCCGGCCCGACCCGCGGCGGAACAGCAGCGGGGCCGGGTGGCCCGCCTGCGCCCAGGACAGCACCCGGCGCGCGGGATCGTAGCGGCAGCACACGGCCGAGCCGAGCGCCGGCTGCACGGAGGTCTCCAGGAGCTGGTTGAGCCAGCCCATCAGCGGGCCGGGCTCGATCCCCGCCATGGCCATCCCGCGCAGGGCGCCCAGCATCATCGCCATCCCGGAGGTGGCGGTCACTCCGTGCCCGGTCAGGTCACCGACCGTCAGCATCGAGCGTCCGTCGGGGAGTTCGAGCGCGTCGTACCAGTCGCCGCCGATCAGCGCGCTGGTCGCGGACGGCAGGTAGTGGGCGGCCACGTCCAGCGTGCCCGCGTTGCTGTGCGGGAACCGCAGGGAGCCGCGCCACGGGGGGAGCACGGCTTCCTGCAGCTCGACCGCCAGCCGGTGCTCGGTCTGCGCGATCTCCCGCTGGCGCTGCAGCGAGTCACGGGACTCGCGCACCGCACGCTGGCTCCGGCGCAGTTCACTCACGTCGCGCAGCACGGCCCACATGGAGGCCGTACAGCCCTCGGAGTCGAGTACCGGCTCGCCCCTCATGTGCAGCGTCCGGACGCGGCCGTCGGCCCGGACGATGCGGAACTCGCCGTCGATCGGTTTGCCGTCCACCAGGCAGGCGGTGACCCACGCGGTGAGCAGTGACTGGTCCTCGGAGAACAGGGCGGAGCCCAGTTCGTCGAGGGGGAGCGCGCCCGCTTCGGGCGAGCGCCCGAAGATCTGGAACAGCTCGTCGGACCAGCTGACTTCGTCCGTCAGCAGGTTCCACTCGGCGCTGCCGACGCGGGTGTGGGCCTCGGGCCCGGCCTCGGGGGCCCCCTGCGGGAGCCCGACGGTCTCGGGTACCGCCGGCAGGCCCTCTTTGAGCTGGCCGAGGTGCTCGCCGAGGTCGTCGAGGTGATGGACGGCGAGATCGCACAGTGCGCGCTGCCAGCGGCCCTGGGCGTCGTCGTCCACGACGGTGTCGCGGCGGACCGCGTCCACTTCTCCCCGCAGCCGCCGGGTCTGGGAGATCAGCGCGTCCACCGAACCCGGCTCTGGAGGCTGCGCGGGACGGTCCGCGAACAGGTGGGACGGCATGAGAACTCCGATACAGGCGCGGCACGGCCAAGTCTGAAGGAAGGACCGGTAACGACTGTTGCACAGGG
Above is a genomic segment from Streptomyces sp. NBC_01233 containing:
- a CDS encoding maleylpyruvate isomerase family mycothiol-dependent enzyme encodes the protein MDHIDRISHFQSEASAFEKAVRHAFDRGEPMPPVASCPGWTVSDLVAHLGGVHRYLAHVLRGRLAAPPDPAGLDLPQVPAGPDALTEWFAQGARELAELFHERGPDTPVWTWSAEQTSGFWLRMQLIELAVHRWDAQSATGTPGPLDPGVAADAVTQTFEVMAPARRSWKAAPAGTGERYRFRSTDGPETWTVVFAADQVLLECGPGLEPGPTAPDVEAAGTASDLALFLWGRLPATALRVTRGDAALLPHWFTLVPPV
- the kstD gene encoding 3-oxosteroid 1-dehydrogenase codes for the protein MSASASRTSPGTRPSRRTVLAGTGAGVLAATVLPSAAARAAGAQDGPPLGEFDVVVVGSGAAGMTAALTAAGRGLSVLVVEKAPTFGGSAARSGAGIWLPNNSVILGAGVPDTPQKAATYLAAVVGPEVPADRQAAFLANGPRMLDFVMANSPLKFRFMEGYSDYYPDLPGGLPNGRSIEPDQIDGNVLGAELARLNPAYMPVPAGMVVFSQDYKWLNLAAVSARGLAVSTECLARGTKAALCGEKPLTMGQALAAGLRAGLQRAGVPVWLNSPLVDLVQEGGAVTGVVVEKEGVRGTVRARRGVVVGSGGFEHNAAMRAQYQQQPIGTQWSVGAKENTGDGIRAGQRAGAALALMDDAWWGPSIPLPGEPYFCLAERTLPGGLIVNANGARFVNEAAPYSDVVHVMYEKDRGAPGSHIPAWLIVDQNYRNKYLFKDILPTLVFPDAWYQAGAAKKAWTWDALAGQIGVPAGALRATLNRFNAQAWSGTDADFHRGDTAYDHYYTDPNVYPNSCLAPIWAPPFYAFKIVPGDLGTKGGIVTDARARALRADGSVIRGLYAAGNASAAVMGHSYAGAGSTIGPAMTFGYVAANDIADA
- a CDS encoding MmcQ/YjbR family DNA-binding protein encodes the protein MKSGVRKWEAVREFALGLPEVVEDYPWGPEDCVMKVNKKIFVFLGNTDGPGQPGLSVKLKDEALHGHAMASPGAEPTGYGLGRSGWVSVPLAEKGAPSVQVLCEWVEESYRTVALKRHVRELDARIQAEG
- a CDS encoding aminoglycoside phosphotransferase family protein, whose amino-acid sequence is MYAATSSVSAPVRSHRTLPAGGGPYLEPGRPSAPVQGTVRTRRMPGTGSLPVSGRIDLSGPQGAQLRTALASVQRICPEFAPVQVLRRSGRSVLLVGTTGRMTAVAKVLLDHSPEWRERYRHEIAAYRTFVRHRPPVRVPRLIAADPENCTLVVERMAGRVAALQRHPVEPPPRVDLRAALGAVCRVNQWRPPAELFGTPMNYARRIARDHELGLLTDRDLGDLQKLLHGVKLSGTALQFNHGDALLSNLLLSPAGPVLLDWEHAGWYLPGYDLATLWAVLGDAPAARAQISRLAQSAGPAARDAFLVNLMLVLTREIRMSETAVQRSMLATAPTQPLPAGSLSSGEEQRLLLRRLHDDAGMARRAVRAAVGTR
- a CDS encoding DNA-binding protein NsdB, whose amino-acid sequence is MSKGPNTRLNDLFGLAGWSKGELARMVNRQAAAMGHPQLATDTSRVRRWIDMGETPREPVPTVLAALFTERLGRVVTIEDLGFVRQRRTSRRQPEGARENPDGMPWAPERTAAVLTEFTGMDLMLNRRGLMGAGAVLTAGSALSNAMYDWLHTDPALAKEARHFGDAFQADPAGYDRYEAAPIGSQEIEALERSVDVFRAWDASRGGGLQRKAVVGQLNEVGGMLAYHHPDHLQRRLWGVAANLAVLAGWMSHDVGLEPTAQKYFVIAAHAAREGGDRPRAGEALSRAARQMVHLGKPNEALDLMKLAQSGSGEQTLPRTRAMLHTIEAWAQAAMGKGQAMRRTLGEAEELFVSDKGDVPPPSWMQHFDEADLHGMQALAYRTLADHDATAAPIAARHAREALRLRGEGYQRSQIFDYISMASACFIADEPEQADRYARLALVSMNETSSHRTWDRLREMYRLTAQYSGYPSIEDLRQEIKLALPDSPAPRATGV
- a CDS encoding PP2C family protein-serine/threonine phosphatase; this encodes MPSHLFADRPAQPPEPGSVDALISQTRRLRGEVDAVRRDTVVDDDAQGRWQRALCDLAVHHLDDLGEHLGQLKEGLPAVPETVGLPQGAPEAGPEAHTRVGSAEWNLLTDEVSWSDELFQIFGRSPEAGALPLDELGSALFSEDQSLLTAWVTACLVDGKPIDGEFRIVRADGRVRTLHMRGEPVLDSEGCTASMWAVLRDVSELRRSQRAVRESRDSLQRQREIAQTEHRLAVELQEAVLPPWRGSLRFPHSNAGTLDVAAHYLPSATSALIGGDWYDALELPDGRSMLTVGDLTGHGVTATSGMAMMLGALRGMAMAGIEPGPLMGWLNQLLETSVQPALGSAVCCRYDPARRVLSWAQAGHPAPLLFRRGSGRGLLPPEGVLLGATSGASYGQAEERLEVGDLLVLHTDGLTPRSIEFSRADGTERLLALAPRFAAARSAQDCVRIVIEEFGESEREDDACVLVARVGG